The Alphaproteobacteria bacterium US3C007 genomic interval GATCGGTAAATGACACCATAAAATATTTGACACCTGTTGCTTTTGCAAATGCGGCGAGATCAGTGGTCATCTTTTTTATCCTTTCGACTGTGACAGGGGGCTTGGCAGTTTAAGAGTTTAAAATGGAGCCTCCGCGCCGGGTATCCAGCTGGTCCCGGCAAGCGGTACGCCAGCCATGGCGGCAGCTTCAATCGTGAGGGCGCAGAGATCTTCGGGTTCCAAATTGCGCAAATTGTTTTTTCCGCAGGCGCGGGCGATGGTTTGTGCCTCGAGCGTCAAAACCTTAAGATAGTTCTTTAACCGTCGGCCAGCTTCGATCGGGTCCAGCCGGGCCATCAGTTCGGGATCTTGGGTTGTGATGCCAGCAGGGTCATTGCCCTCATGCCAATCATCATAGGCGCCCGCTGTGGTGCCCAATGCCTGATACTCGGCCTCCCATTTGGGATCATTATCGCCCAGCGCAATCAAAGCGGCGGTTCCGATGGAAACAGCATCTGCCCCCAGCGCCATGGCTTTGGCGACATCCGCGCCATTGCGAATTCCGCCCGAGACGACCAATTGAACTTTTCGGTGCATCCCCAGATCTTGCAGCGCTTTTACCGCCGGGCGAATGCAGGCCAAAGTGGGCAGGCCGACATGTTCGATGAACACATCCTGCGTGGCCGCTGTGCCGCCTTGCATCCCGTCAATCACCACAACATCTGCCCCTGCTTTCACGGCAAGAGTTGTATCAAAATACGGGCGGGTTGCGCCTATCTTTACATAAATCGGTATTTTCCATTGGGTGATTTCGCGCAGTTCGGTCAGCTTGATTTCAAGATCATCGGGGCCGGTCCAATCGGGGTGCCGGCAGGCTGAGCGCTGATCAATACCCTTTGGCAGATTGCGCATATCGGCCACGCGGTCCGATATTTTTTGGCCCAAAAGCATTCCGCCACCGCCGGGTTTCGCCCCTTGCCCGACCACCATTTCAATTGCATCGGCTTTGCGCAGATCGTCGGGGTTCATTCCATAGCGCGAAGGCAAATATTGATAGACCAGCTTATCAGAATGCCCGCGCTCTTCTGCTGTCATGCCGCCATCGCCGGTGGTGGTTGAAGTTCCCGCTGCTGTGGCGCCGCGCCCCAGCGCTTCTTTTGCAGGCCCAGATAGGGCGCCAAAGCTCATCCCCGCGATGGTGATCGGAATATCCAGTTTAATCGGATTTTGCGCGTAGCGCGTGCCCAATGTAACCGAGGTATCGCAGGTTTCACGGTAGCCCTCTAAAGGGTAGCGAGAGACCGAAGCACCCAAGAATAAAAGATCGTCAAAATGGGGAACCGCGCGTTTTGCGCCGCCGCCGCGTATGTCATAAATACCGGTCGCCGCAGCGCGGCGGATTTCGGCGTTTACCGCCGGCGTAAATGTGGCGGATTGTATCGGTTCGGTGCGCGGCGTTGCCGCGGTTTCAGGGGGTTTGTTCATTCTTCACCTTAATAATCGCCGGCATGATCGACGTCAAAATTATAGAGTTTGCGCGCCGATCCATAGCGCTTGAACTCGCTGGGTTTGGCCGTGCTTTCGGCGCGCTCAAGCAAAGCCTGCACTTCCGCCAAATCTTCGGGCCGCATCTCTTTTTCTATACAATCCGCACCTAAGGATTTAACTGCCCCGCGCACGAACAGCTTTGCCTCATATAGGCTATCGCCAAGCGCTTCGCCCGCGTCACCGCAGACAACCATTGTGCCGGATTGCCCCATAAAGGCCGACATATGTCCGATATTGCCATGCACCACGATATCAATCCCCTTCATAGAGATCCCGCAGCGAGAGGAGGCATTGCCTTTGATCACCAAAAGCCCCCCATGGCCCGTTGCCCCTGCATACTGGCTGGCATCGCCCTCAATAATCACCGTGCCGGACATCATATTTTCCGCAACGCCCGGGCCTACAGAGCCATTAATGCGCAGACGCGCCTGTTTGTTCATTCCTGCGCAATAATAGCCGGTTGAGCCCTCAACCGTGACGTCAATTGGTGCGTCTAATCCAACCGCAATCGCGTGGGCGCCTTTGGGGTTTAAGATCTGCCACGCTGTGAGCTTGGTGGCGGTGTTTTGATTTTGCAACTGCGCATTGGCCTGTCGCAGGTCTGTTTGGTCTAGATCGATTATCTGCATTTAATGGGTCCAAAAATAGACAGTTGCGGGCTCCGGCTCCCAAATATGGGCGTCGGCTATTCCGGGTAAATTCACCAAAGCCCGATATTCCGAGCCGAAGGCAACATATTGATCGGTTTCGGCCATCACCGCCGGTTTGCAGGCAATCGGATCGCGCAGCACGCCAAACCCATCCTTGGTGCCAACGACAAAGGTGAAAAACCCGTCCAGATCATCAAGGCTGCTTTGCAGCGCTTCGCCCAACGAGCTGCCGTTTTGCATTTTCCAAGTCAAATAGGCCGCGCCTACTTCGGTGTCATTTTCGGTTTCGATCACCACGCCTTCGCGCTGCAATTGACGGCGCAGCGAATTGTGGTTGGACAAGGATCCATTATGCACCAAGCATTGATCCGGGCCGGTGTTAAAGGGGTGGGCGCCCATCGTGGTCACCGCGCTTTCGGTGGCCATTCTTGTATGGCCAATGCCGTGGGTGCCTTTCATCAGCGGGATATCAAACCGCTCTGCAACGCTTTTCGGGAGGCCAATATCTTTGTAAATCTCGATATTATCGCCCGTGCTCATAACTCTGATGCCGGGATGAGCCCGGCGAATTCGGGCGCGGAGCTCACCGACCTGGTTTTGCACAATTTCAAAAACCGCATGGCTGTTTTTGCGCTGCAAAGCTAGCGGCTGCTGGAAGGTTGATTTGAAATCTGCCTCTAGGGCGGCAAAATCTTGATCCGGGTGTGCAGATTGGATGGTGATTTTGGCGCGATCCTCCACAGCCTCGCTATAGATGGCGATCCCTGCGCTGTCGGGCCCGCGATCCGACATAGTGACGAGCATATCCGTGAGCATGCGCCCCAACGCAGCTTCCAGCGAGGGGTCTTTTAAGAAAAGCCCAACAATTCCGCACATTATATAATCCTATGAGTCTGTCGTAAGTTACTGCGTTGCAATTTTTGGCTGCAACCGGGCCCCTGCAAAATACTTTAGTAAGAAAATTATATGTTTCCAGTCTTGATTGGAGCTTGTTTCAAAAAACAGAGAATTTGCATAAAATTTCTGCACAAAAAAGGGCAGGCTTGCATAAGCCTGCCCAATTCTTTTATGTCGGCCTCTATTTTTCGGCGTTTTTGTATTTTTGCGCTTCAGAGCTGTTGCCCATCACCAAAACCACAATGCAAATGATGACCGCAATCAATGTATACCAGCCTGGCGCGCTGCCGCCCCATCCGGTAAACATCACGCCGCTTGCACCTTCGGCAAAGATCCCCGACCAATCGCCGGTGTCATATGGAAAACCCATTGTTTTTCTCCCTTTTCTAGATCAATTGGATGCGGGCGCAGAGGCAGGAATGCCCTCTGGATAGCCCTGAGCAGGCACTTTAACAGGATCAAGCCCGGCCAGTTCTGCCGCTTCCGGAGTGCGCAGCATACCCAACCCTTTGAGGATCAAGGACACCACATAACCCGGGACAAAGCCCAGCAAGAAGAACACAACCGCACCCACGATTTGCCCCGTCAGCGAAATGGTAGGCCGTACGGCATCGCCCATAAAGGCATCTAAAGCGGGATATCCACTGGCAAAGACCCCCAGCATAATCAAACCAAAGAGGCCGATCGTGCCATGCACGGTGACAGCGCCAACCGCATCATCTATCCCCATCCGCTCAAGAATATTCGCGCAAGGCTGCAGAATAACACCTGCGGCAAAGGCGATGATAAAGGCCAGACCCGGGAAATAGATATCCAAGCCCGAGGCCACCGAAATAATACCGGCCAGCGCGCCAGACATCATCCAGAACGGATCTTTGGTGTAAATCCAAGCACCAATAATCCCGCCGGCAATGCCCATTAGGATGTTGAAGGCCAAAGCTGAAAGCGTGATCGGCGTGCCATAAATCGTTGCCGGTGCGTTTTCATACCACGACCAACCTTCGCCGGGCACAATCACGCAGGCCATCAAAAAGCCCCAGAAGCCAACGATAATCAACATCAAGCCCGTCACCGTCATCGGCATGTTATGTCCAGCGATGTGATTGGCGCTGCCATCGGCGTTGAATTTGCCAATTCTGGGTCCAAGATTCACCAAAACGCCAAGCGCGAAGAAGCCTGCCACTGCGTGTACAAGGCCTGCCGCGCCAAAATCATGTAGCCCCCATTGCGTGACCAGCCAGCCATCCGCGTGCCAGCCCCAGGCCGCCGCAACCACCCAAGCAAAAGAACCGAGAACGATCGCCAGAATGGTGAAACCCACCGTTTGAATACGCTCGATCACCGCGCCGGACATGATAGAGGCCGTGGTGCAGGCAAACAGCGCGAAGGCGCCAAAGAAAACGCCCGAGGCTTGATCGGCAATATTTGGCCCCATAGCGGCCGCGCCATCCCCCCAACCCAAAGCGATTGAGCTTGCATATTCGGCGCCGGAAATTTCCATGGCGCCCATAG includes:
- a CDS encoding glutamine amidotransferase family protein, which gives rise to MCGIVGLFLKDPSLEAALGRMLTDMLVTMSDRGPDSAGIAIYSEAVEDRAKITIQSAHPDQDFAALEADFKSTFQQPLALQRKNSHAVFEIVQNQVGELRARIRRAHPGIRVMSTGDNIEIYKDIGLPKSVAERFDIPLMKGTHGIGHTRMATESAVTTMGAHPFNTGPDQCLVHNGSLSNHNSLRRQLQREGVVIETENDTEVGAAYLTWKMQNGSSLGEALQSSLDDLDGFFTFVVGTKDGFGVLRDPIACKPAVMAETDQYVAFGSEYRALVNLPGIADAHIWEPEPATVYFWTH
- a CDS encoding protein GlxC, with the translated sequence MQIIDLDQTDLRQANAQLQNQNTATKLTAWQILNPKGAHAIAVGLDAPIDVTVEGSTGYYCAGMNKQARLRINGSVGPGVAENMMSGTVIIEGDASQYAGATGHGGLLVIKGNASSRCGISMKGIDIVVHGNIGHMSAFMGQSGTMVVCGDAGEALGDSLYEAKLFVRGAVKSLGADCIEKEMRPEDLAEVQALLERAESTAKPSEFKRYGSARKLYNFDVDHAGDY
- a CDS encoding FMN-binding glutamate synthase family protein produces the protein MNKPPETAATPRTEPIQSATFTPAVNAEIRRAAATGIYDIRGGGAKRAVPHFDDLLFLGASVSRYPLEGYRETCDTSVTLGTRYAQNPIKLDIPITIAGMSFGALSGPAKEALGRGATAAGTSTTTGDGGMTAEERGHSDKLVYQYLPSRYGMNPDDLRKADAIEMVVGQGAKPGGGGMLLGQKISDRVADMRNLPKGIDQRSACRHPDWTGPDDLEIKLTELREITQWKIPIYVKIGATRPYFDTTLAVKAGADVVVIDGMQGGTAATQDVFIEHVGLPTLACIRPAVKALQDLGMHRKVQLVVSGGIRNGADVAKAMALGADAVSIGTAALIALGDNDPKWEAEYQALGTTAGAYDDWHEGNDPAGITTQDPELMARLDPIEAGRRLKNYLKVLTLEAQTIARACGKNNLRNLEPEDLCALTIEAAAMAGVPLAGTSWIPGAEAPF
- a CDS encoding ammonium transporter, giving the protein MEEQIAELAAQVAALQASSSVTNTMFAEAYYYLTIPLMIIIHAGFLAYEMGASRMKNVLSSGVKNILAFAFMIPTFYFFGWWIYWAFPTGLSLSMGAMEISGAEYASSIALGWGDGAAAMGPNIADQASGVFFGAFALFACTTASIMSGAVIERIQTVGFTILAIVLGSFAWVVAAAWGWHADGWLVTQWGLHDFGAAGLVHAVAGFFALGVLVNLGPRIGKFNADGSANHIAGHNMPMTVTGLMLIIVGFWGFLMACVIVPGEGWSWYENAPATIYGTPITLSALAFNILMGIAGGIIGAWIYTKDPFWMMSGALAGIISVASGLDIYFPGLAFIIAFAAGVILQPCANILERMGIDDAVGAVTVHGTIGLFGLIMLGVFASGYPALDAFMGDAVRPTISLTGQIVGAVVFFLLGFVPGYVVSLILKGLGMLRTPEAAELAGLDPVKVPAQGYPEGIPASAPASN